One window of the Pleurocapsa minor HA4230-MV1 genome contains the following:
- a CDS encoding DNA cytosine methyltransferase: MATSYLNSEAAICLKNDQVKHRRPIAVDLFAGAGGMTLGFEQAGFDVLAAVELDPIHASVHEYNFPFWTTICRSVSQTSAQEIREQSAIGDRDIDVVFGGPPCQGFSLMGKRDLSDERNSLVFDFLRLVLDLQPKYFVLENVRGITIGKQRQVLETIMTEFTQHGYQVRQNPQILNAANYGVPQNRQRLFLLGCRQGLTLPQYPDAKTCFDQNHQTKLKSNYPASIQRRSLPNTPTVGEAIGDLPEVNHYPELKLRDWVAASYGQPSAYASKLRTPILVTDNYAYQREYPSELLTCSRRTNHTSQTITRFAQTIPGKSDRISHFHRLDLTGICTTLRAGTASNRGAFTSPRPIHPITPRCITVREAARLHSYPDWFMFHATKWHGFRQIGNSVPPLLAQAIAQEIIKALELVPIKPQQQFSLVQTELLQFKMTQAEQYHRLATRAIARRSIIKPIA, translated from the coding sequence ATGGCGACTAGTTACCTAAATAGTGAGGCTGCGATCTGCTTAAAAAATGACCAGGTTAAGCACCGCAGACCGATCGCCGTCGATCTTTTTGCTGGTGCAGGAGGAATGACTCTTGGTTTTGAGCAAGCAGGATTTGATGTTTTAGCAGCGGTGGAGCTAGATCCGATTCACGCTAGCGTCCATGAATATAATTTTCCTTTCTGGACAACTATTTGTCGCAGCGTCAGTCAAACGAGCGCTCAAGAAATTAGAGAACAATCGGCAATTGGCGATCGCGATATTGATGTTGTCTTTGGTGGGCCTCCCTGTCAAGGTTTCTCCCTCATGGGAAAACGGGATTTAAGTGATGAACGCAATTCTTTGGTCTTTGATTTTTTGCGTCTGGTTTTAGATTTACAACCTAAATATTTTGTCCTGGAAAATGTACGAGGCATTACTATTGGCAAGCAAAGACAAGTTTTGGAAACAATCATGACAGAGTTTACGCAGCATGGCTATCAAGTTAGGCAGAATCCGCAAATTTTAAATGCTGCCAATTATGGAGTCCCCCAAAATCGCCAGCGATTATTTCTCTTAGGCTGCCGTCAGGGTTTGACTTTACCTCAGTATCCTGATGCCAAAACCTGTTTTGACCAAAATCATCAGACTAAGCTAAAAAGCAATTACCCAGCTAGTATTCAGCGTCGCTCTTTACCCAATACACCGACGGTTGGTGAAGCGATTGGCGATCTCCCAGAGGTCAACCACTATCCTGAATTAAAGTTACGAGACTGGGTAGCTGCTAGTTATGGACAACCCAGCGCCTATGCTAGCAAACTGCGTACTCCTATTCTGGTCACAGATAATTATGCTTATCAGCGGGAATACCCATCAGAACTTCTAACCTGTAGCCGACGTACCAATCATACATCGCAAACTATTACGAGATTTGCCCAGACAATTCCAGGAAAAAGCGATCGCATTAGTCATTTTCACCGCCTGGATCTTACGGGTATCTGTACCACCCTGAGAGCGGGGACAGCCAGCAATCGTGGCGCTTTTACTTCTCCTCGTCCAATTCATCCCATAACTCCTCGCTGTATTACCGTCAGAGAGGCAGCAAGACTTCATTCCTATCCTGACTGGTTTATGTTTCATGCTACTAAATGGCATGGCTTTCGGCAGATCGGTAATTCTGTCCCTCCCCTATTAGCTCAGGCGATCGCGCAAGAGATAATTAAAGCTTTAGAACTAGTGCCAATTAAACCCCAACAGCAGTTTAGTTTGGTTCAAACAGAATTACTTCAGTTCAAGATGACGCAAGCAGAACAATATCATCGCTTAGCAACTAGGGCGATCGCTCGACGAAGTATTATCAAGCCTATTGCTTAA
- the psb28 gene encoding photosystem II reaction center protein Psb28, protein MAEIQFARGLVEDTIPDVKVTRSKTGNSGTATFYFADPQILSKESSEEITGMYLIDDEGEIVSREVKGKFINGEARAIEAVLIMKSVEEFDRFVRFMNKYADEHGLGKS, encoded by the coding sequence ATGGCAGAAATTCAATTTGCTAGAGGTTTAGTGGAAGACACAATTCCTGATGTAAAAGTTACTCGCTCTAAGACAGGTAACAGCGGGACAGCTACTTTTTATTTTGCCGATCCTCAAATTTTAAGCAAAGAAAGCAGTGAGGAAATCACGGGGATGTATTTAATAGACGATGAAGGTGAAATTGTAAGTCGGGAAGTAAAGGGCAAGTTTATTAACGGTGAGGCTAGAGCGATTGAAGCGGTTTTAATAATGAAATCGGTTGAGGAATTTGATCGTTTTGTCCGCTTTATGAATAAATATGCTGACGAACACGGCTTAGGTAAATCCTAA
- a CDS encoding MogA/MoaB family molybdenum cofactor biosynthesis protein — MIPHPDSQDFAVNCAVITVSDTRTPESDRSGQIIQQLLQNAGHQISIYTIVKDEPVAIQELLEYLEHQFELEAIIFTGGTGIAPRDTTYDIVSDWLTKTIPGFGEIFRYLSYQEIGSRAIASRAVAGVKNQKLVFSLPGSSNAVELAISKLILPELNHLIKQVQGRK; from the coding sequence ATGATTCCTCATCCAGACAGCCAAGATTTTGCGGTAAATTGCGCTGTGATTACCGTAAGTGACACTCGTACACCAGAAAGCGATCGCAGTGGTCAAATAATTCAGCAGTTACTGCAAAATGCAGGACATCAAATATCAATCTACACTATTGTCAAAGATGAACCTGTGGCGATTCAAGAATTGTTGGAGTATCTAGAGCATCAGTTTGAATTAGAAGCAATTATTTTTACTGGTGGCACAGGGATTGCGCCGAGAGATACTACCTACGACATAGTTAGTGATTGGCTAACCAAAACTATCCCTGGTTTTGGCGAAATATTTCGCTATTTGAGCTATCAAGAAATTGGCTCTAGAGCGATCGCTTCCCGCGCTGTAGCAGGAGTTAAAAATCAAAAGCTAGTTTTTTCTCTACCTGGCTCTAGCAATGCCGTAGAATTGGCGATTAGCAAACTTATTTTGCCAGAATTAAATCACTTAATTAAGCAAGTTCAGGGCAGAAAATGA
- a CDS encoding DUF1361 domain-containing protein, with amino-acid sequence MAAQLINWIQISSDLFNQSTPRIIWNLFLAFIPLLLSFYLFRPPAMRNILWWTLLLIFIAFLPNAPYILTDSIHIIELSQENYPNWAIILILIPQYILFICLGFEAYVISLVKLELYLTNFIAQKYLILVNAIAHSLCIVGVYIGRFERFNSWDFVTKPGIVLVTTFQDLFDGWKILSMAIAFLTIWLLSELIKLVNQKAGLT; translated from the coding sequence ATGGCAGCACAATTAATTAACTGGATACAAATATCTAGCGATTTATTTAATCAAAGTACGCCTCGGATTATTTGGAACTTATTTTTAGCTTTTATTCCTCTATTACTTAGCTTTTATTTATTTCGTCCTCCAGCGATGCGGAATATATTGTGGTGGACATTATTACTCATTTTTATTGCTTTTTTGCCCAACGCACCTTATATCTTGACTGACTCAATTCATATTATTGAACTAAGCCAAGAAAACTATCCCAACTGGGCAATTATTTTAATTTTAATTCCGCAATATATCCTCTTTATTTGCTTAGGATTTGAAGCGTATGTCATCTCGCTGGTCAAATTAGAACTATATTTAACAAATTTTATCGCTCAAAAATATTTAATTCTAGTAAATGCGATCGCCCATAGTCTGTGTATAGTTGGTGTTTATATTGGTCGGTTTGAAAGATTCAATAGCTGGGATTTTGTGACTAAACCAGGAATAGTACTTGTAACTACGTTCCAAGATCTGTTTGACGGTTGGAAAATATTAAGTATGGCGATCGCTTTTTTAACTATTTGGCTGCTTTCAGAGTTGATTAAGCTGGTTAACCAAAAAGCTGGATTGACTTAG
- the cbiM gene encoding cobalt transporter CbiM: protein MIVIFVISIMSSSNWLFWNTQPSLAMHIPDGFLSLPISLITWVIAIALIIVALNQVQAKYQERTVPIMGVCAAFIFAAQMINFPIPGGTSGHLLGGTLAGILLGPWAGALVVSVVFIVQAVIFQDGGITVLGANIANMGLIGTFGGYYLYRAIRSAIGRDSWRGMAIATAISAWSSVFIASILVAIQLALSGTVPLNVGISAMAFWHVLIGIGEALITLAVVSFVWRTRPDLLYNPSQNSKISNSRPLVHR, encoded by the coding sequence ATTATTGTGATATTTGTGATATCTATTATGTCTTCTAGCAATTGGTTATTCTGGAATACACAGCCATCGTTGGCAATGCACATTCCAGATGGGTTTTTAAGCCTACCCATTAGTTTAATTACTTGGGTAATTGCGATCGCTCTAATTATAGTAGCTTTAAATCAAGTACAAGCTAAATATCAAGAGCGGACAGTACCGATTATGGGAGTTTGTGCTGCTTTTATCTTTGCTGCCCAAATGATTAATTTTCCCATACCTGGTGGAACTTCTGGTCACTTGCTAGGAGGTACGTTAGCGGGAATTTTACTCGGCCCTTGGGCTGGTGCTTTAGTAGTCAGTGTTGTGTTTATCGTGCAAGCCGTGATCTTTCAGGATGGTGGCATTACTGTTTTGGGCGCAAATATTGCCAATATGGGGCTGATCGGCACTTTTGGCGGTTATTACCTTTATCGGGCAATTCGCTCGGCAATCGGTCGTGATAGCTGGCGGGGAATGGCGATCGCTACAGCTATTAGTGCTTGGTCAAGTGTATTTATTGCTTCGATTTTAGTTGCCATACAATTAGCTTTATCAGGAACTGTACCTTTGAATGTCGGTATCTCAGCCATGGCATTTTGGCATGTGCTAATTGGCATTGGTGAAGCATTAATTACTTTGGCGGTGGTGAGTTTTGTTTGGCGGACTCGACCAGACTTGCTTTACAACCCTTCTCAAAACAGTAAAATATCTAATTCTCGCCCTTTAGTACACCGTTAA
- a CDS encoding PDGLE domain-containing protein, whose translation MSNKVPSRNLTFVLSGLGVALLIAIFVSPFASSDPDGLDRVSQDLKFEQKASEDAPANKLPFARIFDEYALKGVPEAVATPMAGLVGTLATFGLAWGIGKLVVKNSSAVDNNTASQSEE comes from the coding sequence ATGAGTAATAAAGTTCCAAGTCGTAATCTCACTTTTGTCCTCTCAGGCTTAGGTGTTGCCTTGTTAATTGCCATTTTTGTTTCTCCTTTCGCTAGTTCAGATCCCGATGGTCTCGATCGCGTTTCCCAAGATTTAAAATTTGAACAGAAGGCTAGTGAAGATGCACCAGCCAACAAATTACCTTTTGCTCGTATATTTGATGAATATGCCCTTAAAGGAGTCCCCGAAGCCGTAGCAACACCAATGGCAGGCTTAGTTGGCACATTGGCTACGTTTGGATTGGCGTGGGGAATTGGCAAACTCGTGGTTAAAAATTCTTCTGCCGTCGATAACAATACTGCTTCTCAGTCAGAAGAATAA
- the cbiQ gene encoding cobalt ECF transporter T component CbiQ: protein MLLLHLGAFHLDIDSKQATFWHSLAPRTRLLCALLMVFAIALTPNGRWWSWAIYGLGVLGVVFFSRVTKKVLFTRIAVEFAFIGAVLLGTLFRDGGEVLWSWGILRITTEGLTVLGSVTIKALLSLLTLNILTLTTSVPALLNALTALRVPPLLVAILASMYRYISVLIREFQAMRRAATSRNLPKNGVWQRFVIGNMIGTLFIRTFERGERVYQAMLARGYQGVPVVEKVPAGGRRDVLVLTLTLVLALLGQSIYLPQW from the coding sequence GTGCTATTGCTACATTTAGGGGCGTTTCATTTAGACATCGATAGCAAACAAGCTACTTTTTGGCATTCTCTTGCTCCCCGTACTCGTTTATTATGTGCATTACTGATGGTATTTGCGATCGCTCTTACCCCGAACGGACGCTGGTGGTCTTGGGCGATTTATGGTTTAGGAGTATTAGGAGTAGTTTTTTTTAGTCGCGTTACTAAAAAAGTACTATTTACAAGGATTGCTGTTGAGTTTGCATTCATTGGTGCTGTATTACTAGGAACTTTATTTCGAGATGGTGGTGAAGTTTTATGGTCTTGGGGAATCTTACGCATCACCACAGAAGGTTTGACTGTTTTGGGTAGTGTCACGATCAAGGCTTTGCTATCGCTGCTAACGCTTAATATACTCACCTTGACAACTTCAGTTCCAGCCCTGCTCAATGCTTTAACCGCTTTACGAGTTCCTCCTTTATTAGTTGCTATCTTAGCCTCAATGTATCGCTATATAAGCGTTTTAATTAGAGAGTTTCAGGCAATGCGTCGAGCTGCTACTTCGCGCAATCTTCCTAAAAACGGTGTTTGGCAACGCTTTGTGATTGGTAATATGATCGGGACTTTATTTATTCGCACCTTTGAGAGAGGAGAACGAGTGTATCAAGCAATGCTAGCCCGTGGTTATCAGGGAGTGCCTGTAGTTGAAAAAGTACCCGCTGGTGGACGACGTGATGTTCTAGTCCTCACCTTAACTCTGGTTTTGGCGCTGTTGGGACAATCTATTTATTTACCCCAGTGGTAG
- a CDS encoding ATP-binding cassette domain-containing protein: MHHNPIIIENLTYAYPDGTKALNNINLAIEAGERVALIGANGSGKSTLQLHLNGIILPQSGRIKVGKWWMDADNLRDIRNFVGLVFQNPDNQLFMPTVWDDVAFGPKNCGCQDEELVQRVKQAMMMVDIDPERYGARNTENLSGGEKKRIAIAGVLAMKPQVLVLDEPSAQLDPRSRRQLIELLTNLPLTQLVATHDLDMALELCDRTVVLSQGQIVYDGVTEKIMSNPDFLLQHSLESPLSYSRPYCLVKDLPVGYC, translated from the coding sequence ATGCATCATAATCCAATCATAATTGAAAACCTTACTTATGCTTACCCCGATGGCACTAAAGCTTTAAACAACATTAATTTAGCGATCGAGGCAGGGGAACGAGTAGCCTTAATTGGTGCTAACGGTTCGGGTAAGTCAACTCTACAATTACACCTCAATGGCATTATTTTGCCTCAATCAGGCAGGATTAAAGTAGGAAAATGGTGGATGGATGCCGATAATTTGCGCGATATTCGTAACTTTGTCGGTTTAGTCTTTCAAAATCCTGATAATCAGCTATTTATGCCAACAGTTTGGGATGATGTTGCTTTTGGCCCTAAAAATTGTGGCTGTCAAGATGAAGAATTAGTCCAGCGAGTCAAACAAGCCATGATGATGGTTGATATCGATCCAGAACGTTATGGAGCCAGAAATACCGAGAATTTATCGGGAGGCGAAAAAAAACGAATTGCGATCGCTGGAGTGTTGGCGATGAAACCCCAGGTATTAGTTTTAGATGAACCTTCGGCACAGTTAGATCCCCGTTCTCGTCGTCAATTGATCGAGCTATTAACAAACCTGCCTCTGACTCAACTAGTGGCTACTCACGATCTAGACATGGCTTTAGAACTTTGCGATCGCACTGTCGTTTTAAGCCAAGGTCAAATTGTTTATGATGGAGTGACCGAGAAGATCATGAGCAATCCCGATTTTTTATTACAACACTCGCTAGAATCCCCTCTATCCTACAGTCGCCCTTATTGTTTAGTAAAAGACTTACCTGTCGGTTATTGCTAG
- a CDS encoding type II toxin-antitoxin system PemK/MazF family toxin — MTNPLKRGEVCLADLNPTQGSEQAGIRPVIIFQNDVVSQFSTTIIAIPLTTNQRRAALPICLLIEQGNGGLNQDSVALCFQMRVLDKTRLIRTLGQLSPEIIAQLEEVVLLTLGYES, encoded by the coding sequence ATGACCAATCCCTTGAAACGGGGTGAAGTTTGCCTAGCTGACCTCAATCCAACTCAAGGTTCTGAGCAAGCAGGTATTCGCCCCGTTATTATTTTTCAAAATGATGTTGTTTCCCAGTTTTCAACTACGATTATTGCCATTCCCCTCACCACCAACCAACGTCGCGCTGCCTTACCTATATGCTTACTGATTGAACAAGGTAATGGTGGACTTAACCAAGATTCTGTTGCTCTATGTTTTCAGATGAGAGTGCTGGATAAAACTCGTTTGATTCGTACACTAGGACAACTAAGTCCCGAAATAATTGCTCAATTAGAAGAAGTAGTTTTGCTAACCTTGGGATACGAGTCATGA
- a CDS encoding dienelactone hydrolase family protein produces the protein MSNIEIKTTYVQVPNQDLQIDAYLAQPATEGKFAAVMVFQEIFGVNANIREITELIAQQGYIAIAPAMYQRIAPGFTRDFSFKDLAYSPEAYQLGLQYYQQVQYQEIFSDIQATIAYLKTLPNIKADAIGCIGFCFGGHISYMAATLPDLKATASFYGGGITTSSYGEDIPTLDRTAQIQGTIYLFFGTKDHLVSQAETQQIEAELHKQQIDYRIFRYDAGHGFFGGFFADKYPFLKEHPSYNPEAAPHAWQQVLELFHNNL, from the coding sequence ATGAGTAACATCGAAATTAAAACCACCTATGTCCAAGTACCAAACCAAGACTTACAAATTGATGCTTATCTAGCGCAACCAGCCACAGAAGGTAAATTTGCTGCTGTGATGGTTTTTCAAGAAATTTTTGGCGTTAATGCAAATATTCGAGAGATTACCGAATTAATTGCCCAACAAGGTTATATAGCGATCGCTCCAGCGATGTACCAAAGGATTGCACCTGGCTTTACCCGTGATTTCAGTTTTAAAGATCTCGCTTATAGTCCCGAAGCCTATCAACTTGGTTTGCAATATTATCAACAGGTTCAGTATCAAGAAATATTCAGCGATATTCAAGCGACAATCGCCTATCTTAAAACATTGCCCAATATCAAAGCAGATGCGATCGGCTGTATTGGTTTCTGTTTTGGCGGTCATATTAGCTATATGGCTGCTACCTTACCCGATCTTAAAGCTACAGCTTCTTTTTACGGTGGAGGCATTACCACTTCTAGCTATGGTGAAGATATTCCCACTCTCGATCGCACTGCCCAAATTCAGGGTACTATTTATCTGTTTTTCGGCACAAAAGATCATTTAGTGTCTCAAGCAGAAACCCAACAAATTGAAGCGGAATTACACAAACAGCAGATCGATTATCGTATATTTCGCTATGATGCAGGACACGGGTTTTTTGGGGGATTTTTTGCAGACAAGTATCCTTTTTTAAAAGAGCATCCCAGCTACAATCCTGAAGCTGCACCTCATGCTTGGCAACAGGTATTAGAACTTTTTCACAATAATTTGTAA